The following proteins come from a genomic window of Pseudomonas sp. MAG733B:
- a CDS encoding YkgJ family cysteine cluster protein: MNTTFSCVGCGKCCNDHHVPLTLPEARMWAADGGQVIVLAEAFLSNGLGLPAQQREHAERRSAVVRSADAEAYVAITFAAYNVGPCRNLDEDNLCRIYERRPLVCRIYPMEINPHIPLNTAVKECPPESWQKGPDLIVGGELVDRELSELIQRSRQADRDDIQMKDAICALLGFRTTALKGDGFTAYLPDMNEFATIIDELTGQTLPEWSSEWQFHVSGEDIAGQVVAAGALVTTEAPTNYAFISLRAA, encoded by the coding sequence ATGAATACGACGTTTTCTTGCGTAGGCTGCGGCAAATGCTGCAATGATCACCATGTGCCCCTGACCCTGCCCGAAGCCCGCATGTGGGCCGCCGACGGCGGTCAGGTGATCGTGCTGGCGGAAGCCTTCCTGAGCAACGGCCTGGGCCTGCCGGCGCAACAACGGGAACACGCCGAACGCCGTTCGGCGGTGGTTCGCAGCGCCGACGCCGAGGCTTATGTCGCCATCACCTTCGCCGCCTACAACGTTGGCCCCTGCCGTAATCTTGACGAAGACAACCTCTGCCGCATCTACGAACGCCGGCCGCTGGTGTGCCGTATTTATCCGATGGAAATCAATCCGCACATTCCGCTGAACACTGCCGTGAAGGAATGCCCGCCCGAGTCGTGGCAAAAAGGGCCGGACCTGATCGTCGGCGGTGAATTGGTCGACCGTGAGCTGTCGGAATTGATCCAACGCTCCCGTCAGGCGGATCGTGATGACATCCAGATGAAGGACGCGATTTGTGCGTTGCTGGGGTTTCGGACGACCGCACTGAAAGGCGACGGGTTCACCGCTTATCTGCCGGACATGAATGAATTTGCCACGATCATCGACGAACTGACCGGGCAGACGTTGCCGGAGTGGAGCAGCGAGTGGCAGTTTCATGTCTCGGGAGAGGATATTGCCGGGCAGGTTGTTGCGGCCGGGGCGCTCGTGACGACAGAAGCGCCGACGAACTATGCGTTTATTTCGTTGCGGGCGGCTTAA
- a CDS encoding GNAT family N-acetyltransferase: protein MRRDLAEVVPAIDWPTGIHLITYRPELAEAVHRLMELGYRDGGGRVPAQELWQQKFETDPEYDPALCFIALDGEGVVGVCQCWTSAYIKNLVVHPRAQREGLGRALLLHAFKVFQLRREGFVDLKVLEDNLRARRLYERVGMCEVRREPVPV from the coding sequence ATGAGGCGCGACCTCGCCGAGGTGGTGCCGGCTATCGACTGGCCGACCGGCATTCACTTGATCACCTATCGCCCCGAGCTCGCCGAAGCGGTCCATCGCTTGATGGAACTGGGTTACCGCGACGGCGGTGGCCGGGTGCCGGCGCAGGAGCTCTGGCAGCAAAAGTTTGAAACCGATCCTGAATACGATCCCGCCCTGTGCTTCATTGCCCTGGATGGCGAAGGCGTGGTTGGCGTGTGTCAATGCTGGACCAGCGCTTACATCAAGAATCTGGTGGTGCATCCGCGGGCGCAACGCGAAGGCCTGGGGCGCGCATTGCTGTTGCACGCCTTCAAAGTATTTCAGCTGCGCCGGGAAGGGTTTGTGGATTTGAAGGTGCTGGAAGACAACCTGCGCGCGCGGCGCTTGTATGAGCGTGTCGGGATGTGTGAGGTGCGTCGGGAACCGGTTCCGGTCTGA
- a CDS encoding chemotaxis protein → MSTTKARADSLSLLLFTLRSGKLMAINLLKVSEIIPCPSLTKLPESHPHVKGIATLRGASLSVIDLSRAIGERPLEDPNGGCLIVTDVSRSKQGLHVQAVSKIVHCLTTDIRPPPFGSGGVRSYITGVTSVDGTLVQVLDIEKVIHGIAPVQIEMAPTELSMEDAEVLGSARILVVDDSQVALQQSVHTLRNLGLQCHTARSAKEAIDCLLDLQGTAQQINLIVSDIEMSEMDGYAFTRTLRETPDFAHLYVLLHTSLDSAMNSEKARLAGANAVLTKFSSPELTKCLIEAAKAVAEQGH, encoded by the coding sequence ATGTCCACCACCAAAGCCCGCGCAGATTCACTTTCGCTTCTGCTGTTTACCTTGCGCAGTGGCAAGTTGATGGCGATCAACCTGCTCAAAGTCAGTGAAATCATCCCCTGCCCGTCGCTGACCAAGCTGCCGGAGTCGCACCCGCACGTCAAAGGCATCGCCACGCTGCGCGGCGCGTCGCTGTCAGTGATCGACCTGAGCCGCGCCATCGGCGAGCGTCCCCTGGAAGATCCGAACGGCGGCTGCCTGATCGTCACCGATGTCAGCCGTTCCAAGCAGGGCCTGCACGTGCAGGCGGTAAGCAAGATCGTCCACTGCCTGACCACCGACATTCGCCCGCCGCCGTTCGGTTCTGGTGGCGTGCGCTCGTACATCACCGGCGTGACCTCGGTCGACGGTACGCTGGTGCAGGTGCTGGACATCGAGAAAGTCATCCACGGCATTGCCCCGGTGCAAATCGAGATGGCCCCGACCGAGCTGAGCATGGAAGACGCCGAAGTCCTGGGCAGCGCGCGGATTCTGGTGGTCGATGACAGCCAGGTCGCGTTGCAGCAATCGGTGCACACCCTGCGCAACCTCGGCCTGCAATGCCACACTGCGCGCAGTGCCAAGGAAGCCATCGACTGCCTGCTGGACCTGCAAGGCACCGCGCAGCAGATCAACCTGATCGTCTCCGACATCGAAATGTCCGAGATGGACGGCTACGCCTTCACCCGCACCCTGCGCGAAACACCGGACTTCGCACATCTTTATGTCTTACTGCACACCTCGCTCGACAGCGCGATGAACAGCGAAAAAGCGCGGCTGGCCGGGGCGAACGCGGTGCTGACCAAGTTCTCGTCGCCGGAACTGACCAAATGCCTGATCGAAGCAGCCAAGGCTGTGGCCGAACAAGGTCATTGA
- the norR gene encoding nitric oxide reductase transcriptional regulator NorR has protein sequence MTAKSLLTALLPLVSDLSRELPEGERYRRLLEAMRALLPCDAAALLRLDGEWLVPLAVDGLSTDTLGRRFKVSEHPRFEALLSSNGPTRFAADSDMPDPYDGLVDGLDDHLEVHDCMGCPLLIDEHPWGLLTLDALDPEQFEPIELDALEAFASLAAATVNAVERIERLNNRVEDEHQRAEVYRQASGQQNREMVGQSKALKRLVEEISLVGGSDLTVLITGETGVGKELVAQAIHAASPRADKPIISLNCAALPDTLVESELFGHVRGAFTGAMNDRRGKFELANGGTLFLDEVGELSLTVQAKLLRVLQSGQLQRLGSDKEHQVDVRLIAATNRDLAEEVRSGRYRADFYHRLSVYPLLVPALRDRGRDVLLLSGYFLEQNRSRMGLNSLRLGSDAQAALLAYDWPGNVRELEHLIGRSALKALGNCKERPKILSLSAADLDLPNGSIEVSAEQPATAAMALVTGDLREATENYQRQLIGACLERHNNNWASAARELGLDRANLGRMAKRLGMK, from the coding sequence ATGACTGCAAAATCCCTGCTTACCGCCCTGCTGCCACTGGTCTCGGACCTGTCCCGCGAACTCCCCGAGGGCGAGCGCTACCGACGCCTGCTCGAAGCCATGCGCGCCCTGCTGCCCTGCGATGCCGCTGCCCTGCTGCGTCTCGACGGCGAATGGCTGGTGCCGCTGGCCGTCGACGGCTTGAGCACCGACACCCTCGGTCGCCGTTTCAAGGTCAGCGAGCATCCGCGCTTCGAAGCGTTGCTGAGCAGCAATGGCCCGACCCGGTTCGCCGCCGACAGCGACATGCCCGACCCGTACGACGGGCTGGTCGATGGCCTTGATGACCACCTTGAAGTCCACGATTGCATGGGTTGCCCTCTGCTCATCGACGAGCATCCATGGGGTTTGCTGACCCTCGACGCGCTCGATCCGGAACAGTTCGAACCCATCGAACTTGACGCCCTTGAGGCCTTCGCCAGCCTCGCTGCCGCCACGGTCAATGCCGTCGAGCGCATCGAGCGCCTGAACAATCGCGTCGAGGATGAACACCAGCGCGCCGAGGTCTACCGTCAGGCCAGCGGTCAGCAGAACCGCGAAATGGTCGGCCAGAGCAAGGCCCTCAAACGTTTGGTGGAAGAAATCAGCCTGGTGGGCGGCAGCGACCTGACCGTGCTGATCACCGGGGAAACCGGGGTCGGCAAGGAGCTGGTGGCGCAGGCCATTCACGCCGCCTCGCCGCGCGCCGACAAGCCGATCATCAGCCTCAATTGCGCCGCGCTGCCCGATACGCTGGTGGAAAGTGAATTGTTCGGCCACGTGCGCGGTGCCTTCACTGGCGCAATGAACGATCGACGCGGCAAGTTCGAGCTGGCCAATGGCGGCACGCTGTTTCTCGATGAAGTCGGCGAGCTGTCGTTGACGGTGCAGGCGAAATTGCTGCGTGTGCTGCAAAGCGGTCAGCTGCAACGGCTGGGGTCGGACAAGGAGCATCAGGTCGATGTACGGCTGATCGCCGCGACCAACCGCGACCTGGCCGAAGAAGTGCGCAGTGGCCGCTATCGTGCCGACTTCTATCATCGTCTCAGTGTTTATCCTTTATTAGTCCCGGCTCTGCGTGATCGTGGCCGTGACGTGCTGCTGCTCAGCGGTTACTTCCTGGAGCAGAACCGCTCGCGCATGGGCCTCAACAGCCTGCGCCTGGGCAGCGATGCCCAAGCCGCGTTGCTCGCCTATGACTGGCCAGGCAACGTGCGGGAACTGGAACACCTGATCGGTCGCAGCGCGTTGAAGGCATTGGGCAACTGCAAGGAACGGCCGAAGATTCTCAGCTTGAGCGCTGCCGACCTGGACCTGCCTAACGGCAGCATTGAAGTCAGCGCCGAGCAACCGGCCACGGCTGCCATGGCGCTGGTGACCGGCGACTTGCGCGAGGCTACCGAAAACTATCAGCGCCAGTTGATCGGCGCGTGCCTGGAACGGCACAACAACAACTGGGCCAGTGCGGCGCGGGAGTTGGGGCTGGATCGGGCGAACCTTGGGCGGATGGCCAAAAGGTTGGGCATGAAATAA
- the hmpA gene encoding NO-inducible flavohemoprotein: MLSVQDRAIVKSTVPLLESGGEALITHFYRMMLSEYPEVRPLFNQAHQATGDQPRALANGVLMYARHIDQLDQLGDLVAKIINKHVALQILPEHYPIVGTCLLRAIAEVLGEEIATPEVIAAWGAAYGQLADILIGAETSIYDQKEQAPGGWRGAREFIVAAKVEESAEITSFYFEPVDKGLILAAEPGQYIGMKLILDGEEIRRNYSLSALANKGQYRISVKREAGGRASNFLHDQLHVGSTIQLFPPSGEFTLTASDKPLVLISGGVGITPTLAMLEAALETKRPVHFIHCARNGKVHAFRDWIDGLAERHPQLKPFYCYAEDDGVSPAAHKVGLLSQEQLGEWLPQERDLDAYFLGPKGFMAAIKRHLKALGVPEKQSRYEFFGPASALE, from the coding sequence ATGCTTAGCGTCCAAGACCGTGCCATCGTCAAATCTACAGTGCCGTTGCTGGAAAGCGGTGGCGAAGCCCTGATCACTCACTTTTACCGCATGATGCTCTCCGAGTATCCGGAAGTCCGCCCACTGTTCAACCAGGCCCACCAGGCCACGGGCGACCAGCCGCGTGCGCTGGCCAACGGTGTGCTGATGTACGCGCGCCATATCGATCAGCTCGACCAGTTGGGCGATCTGGTAGCGAAGATCATCAACAAGCATGTCGCCCTGCAGATTCTCCCGGAGCACTACCCGATTGTAGGCACCTGCCTGCTGCGCGCCATTGCCGAAGTGCTCGGCGAAGAAATCGCCACCCCGGAAGTGATCGCGGCCTGGGGCGCGGCCTACGGCCAACTGGCGGACATCCTGATCGGTGCCGAAACCAGCATTTACGACCAGAAAGAACAGGCGCCGGGCGGCTGGCGCGGAGCGCGGGAGTTCATCGTTGCGGCCAAGGTCGAAGAAAGCGCGGAAATCACCTCGTTCTACTTCGAACCGGTGGACAAAGGCCTGATTCTGGCAGCCGAACCGGGCCAGTACATCGGCATGAAACTGATCCTCGATGGCGAAGAAATCCGCCGCAACTATTCGCTGTCGGCCCTGGCGAACAAAGGCCAGTACCGCATCAGCGTCAAGCGCGAGGCCGGTGGTCGCGCGTCCAACTTCCTGCACGATCAATTGCACGTGGGCTCGACCATCCAGCTGTTCCCGCCATCGGGCGAGTTCACCCTGACTGCCAGCGACAAACCGCTGGTGCTGATCAGTGGGGGCGTCGGCATCACCCCAACCCTGGCGATGCTTGAGGCCGCGCTGGAGACCAAACGCCCGGTGCACTTCATCCACTGCGCGCGCAACGGCAAAGTCCATGCTTTCCGCGACTGGATCGATGGCTTGGCCGAGCGTCATCCGCAACTCAAACCGTTCTACTGCTATGCCGAAGACGACGGCGTGAGCCCCGCGGCGCACAAGGTCGGGCTGTTGAGCCAGGAGCAGTTGGGCGAATGGCTGCCGCAAGAGCGCGACCTGGACGCTTACTTCCTCGGACCGAAAGGCTTCATGGCGGCGATCAAACGCCATCTCAAAGCGTTGGGTGTGCCGGAGAAACAAAGCCGTTACGAGTTCTTCGGCCCGGCTTCGGCGTTGGAGTAA
- a CDS encoding disulfide bond formation protein B produces MSEETLRLGRERRYLVLLGIICLALIGGALYMQIVLGEAPCPLCILQRYALLLIAIFAFIGAAMRNRRSITIFETLVVICALAGVGVAGHHVYTQFYPAVSCGIDVLQPIVDGLPLAKIFPLGFQVDGFCSTPYPPILGLSLAQWALVAFVLVVVLVPLLTMRNRKAVR; encoded by the coding sequence ATGAGCGAGGAAACACTGCGGTTGGGCCGTGAACGGCGTTATCTGGTTTTGCTGGGCATCATCTGCCTGGCGTTGATCGGCGGCGCGCTGTACATGCAAATCGTACTGGGCGAGGCCCCGTGCCCGCTGTGCATCCTGCAACGTTATGCCTTGCTGTTGATCGCGATCTTCGCCTTTATCGGCGCGGCCATGCGCAACCGTCGCAGCATCACGATTTTTGAAACCCTGGTGGTGATTTGCGCACTGGCAGGCGTCGGTGTGGCGGGTCATCACGTCTACACGCAGTTCTATCCCGCCGTCAGTTGCGGCATCGATGTACTGCAACCGATTGTCGACGGCCTGCCGCTGGCGAAGATCTTCCCGCTGGGCTTCCAGGTCGACGGTTTCTGCTCCACGCCGTACCCGCCGATTCTCGGTTTGTCGCTGGCGCAATGGGCGTTGGTCGCCTTCGTGCTGGTCGTGGTGCTGGTGCCGCTGCTGACGATGCGCAACCGCAAAGCAGTGCGCTGA
- the cyoA gene encoding ubiquinol oxidase subunit II: MSKNRYPRLLGLVPLLGTLLLGGCNMTLLNPTGQIGLEQRNLIITATLLMLLVVVPVIVMTFLFAWKYRASNTKATYTPKWNHSTKIEIAVWTVPVLIIIALGYITYISTHELDPYRPIESDVKPVTIEVVALDWKWLFIYPEQGIATVNKIVFPANTPINFKITSDAVMNSFFIPGLGGQIYAMAGMQTKLHLIADRNAEMEGISANYSGAGFTGMKFKAISTSQEDFDAWVSEVKKAPKQLEQAEYAALSKQSQNNPVELYSSVTPNLFQTIVDKYEGMKPGPKVKHEKKEKEVAATDMNSHSAAGAEE; encoded by the coding sequence ATGAGTAAAAACAGGTACCCCAGACTACTAGGCTTAGTGCCGCTGCTCGGCACGTTGTTGCTGGGAGGCTGCAACATGACCTTGCTCAATCCCACCGGCCAGATTGGCCTGGAACAGCGCAACCTGATCATCACCGCAACGCTGCTGATGCTGTTGGTCGTGGTTCCGGTCATCGTCATGACCTTCCTGTTCGCCTGGAAATACCGCGCGTCCAACACCAAGGCGACCTACACGCCTAAATGGAACCACTCCACCAAGATCGAGATCGCGGTGTGGACTGTTCCGGTGTTGATCATCATTGCCCTGGGTTACATCACCTACATTTCGACCCACGAACTGGACCCGTACCGTCCGATCGAATCCGACGTGAAGCCGGTGACCATCGAAGTGGTCGCGCTGGACTGGAAGTGGTTGTTCATCTACCCGGAACAAGGCATTGCCACGGTCAACAAGATCGTGTTCCCGGCGAACACACCCATCAACTTCAAGATCACCTCCGACGCCGTGATGAACTCGTTCTTCATCCCGGGCCTGGGCGGCCAGATCTACGCGATGGCCGGCATGCAGACCAAGCTGCATTTGATCGCCGACCGCAACGCTGAAATGGAAGGCATCTCCGCCAACTACAGCGGCGCTGGTTTTACCGGTATGAAATTCAAAGCGATCTCAACTTCCCAGGAAGATTTCGACGCCTGGGTAAGTGAAGTCAAAAAGGCACCTAAACAGCTTGAACAAGCTGAATACGCAGCCCTTTCCAAGCAGAGCCAGAACAACCCAGTCGAGCTCTACTCCTCGGTGACGCCGAACCTGTTCCAGACCATCGTCGACAAGTACGAAGGCATGAAACCGGGCCCGAAGGTCAAGCACGAGAAGAAAGAGAAAGAAGTGGCCGCTACGGACATGAACTCGCATTCAGCTGCCGGGGCAGAGGAGTAA
- the cyoB gene encoding cytochrome o ubiquinol oxidase subunit I, with protein sequence MFGKLSWEAVPFHEPIVMITIAMIALGGLALFAGITYFKKWTYLWTEWLTSVDHKKIGVMYIIVAMVMLLRGFADAIMMRTQLAMATEGSPGYLPPEHYDQIFTAHGVIMIIFMAMPFFTGLMNLAVPLQIGARDVAFPFLNSLSFWLLVSGVVLINLSLGVGEFAKTGWVAYPPLSGLQYSPGVGMDYYIWALQLSGLGTTLTGVNFLATVLKMRTPGMKLMDMPIFTWTCTWANVLIVASFPILTATLALLTLDRYMDFHIFTNELGGNPMMYVNLFWAWGHPEVYILILPAFGIFSEVISAFTGKKLFGHKSMIYASGAISVLGFMVWLHHFFTMGSGASVNAFFGLATMLISIPTGVKLFNWLFTIYQGRLRFTSQVLWTLGFMVTFAIGGMTGVLLAIPGADFVLHNSLFVIAHFHNVIIGGAVFGYIAGFAFYFPKAFGFKLHEGWGKAAFWFWISGFFVAFMPLYALGFMGMTRRLNATTNPEWVPYLYVAMFGAVMIAVGIACQLIQLYVSVRDRNKPENMCEHGDPWNAHTLEWSTSSPPPFYNFAVLPKADCVDPFTEAKENGTAYKAPAKYEPIHMPNNTATGVVMGALLTVFGFAMIWHIWWLAIASLVGTVVYFAIHAARDDQGYMVPVETIERIEAEQHKRLVAAGKIPATATRVETSLEQA encoded by the coding sequence ATGTTTGGTAAATTAAGTTGGGAAGCGGTCCCGTTCCACGAACCGATTGTGATGATTACCATCGCCATGATCGCGCTCGGTGGTCTGGCACTGTTCGCGGGTATCACTTACTTCAAGAAGTGGACCTACCTGTGGACCGAGTGGCTGACGTCGGTCGACCACAAAAAAATCGGCGTGATGTACATCATCGTCGCCATGGTCATGCTGCTGCGCGGTTTTGCCGACGCCATCATGATGCGTACCCAGTTGGCCATGGCCACCGAGGGTTCGCCTGGCTACCTGCCACCTGAACACTATGACCAGATCTTCACCGCTCACGGTGTGATCATGATCATCTTCATGGCGATGCCATTCTTCACCGGCCTGATGAACCTTGCAGTGCCGCTGCAGATCGGCGCGCGTGACGTTGCCTTCCCGTTCCTGAACTCCTTGAGCTTCTGGCTGCTGGTTTCCGGTGTTGTGCTGATCAACCTGTCCCTGGGCGTCGGCGAATTCGCCAAGACCGGTTGGGTTGCCTATCCGCCGCTGTCGGGCCTGCAATACAGCCCTGGCGTGGGGATGGATTACTACATCTGGGCGCTACAGCTATCCGGGCTAGGTACGACGCTAACGGGGGTTAACTTCCTCGCTACCGTGCTGAAAATGCGTACCCCTGGCATGAAACTGATGGACATGCCGATCTTCACCTGGACCTGCACCTGGGCCAACGTCCTGATCGTGGCTTCGTTCCCGATCCTGACCGCTACCCTGGCACTGCTGACGCTTGACCGTTACATGGATTTCCACATTTTCACCAATGAACTTGGTGGCAATCCAATGATGTACGTCAACCTGTTCTGGGCGTGGGGCCACCCTGAGGTATACATCCTGATCCTGCCGGCATTCGGCATTTTCTCGGAAGTCATCTCGGCCTTCACCGGCAAGAAACTGTTTGGCCACAAGTCGATGATCTACGCTTCGGGCGCGATCTCGGTACTGGGCTTCATGGTTTGGCTGCACCACTTCTTCACCATGGGTTCGGGTGCCAGCGTCAACGCCTTCTTCGGTCTGGCGACGATGCTGATTTCCATCCCGACGGGTGTGAAGCTATTCAACTGGCTGTTCACCATTTACCAAGGTCGTCTGCGCTTCACCAGCCAGGTTCTGTGGACCCTGGGCTTCATGGTGACCTTCGCCATCGGCGGCATGACCGGCGTACTGCTGGCCATCCCGGGTGCTGACTTCGTTCTGCACAACAGCCTGTTCGTGATCGCGCACTTCCATAACGTGATCATCGGCGGTGCGGTATTCGGTTACATCGCTGGTTTCGCGTTCTACTTCCCGAAAGCGTTCGGCTTCAAGCTGCACGAAGGCTGGGGTAAAGCAGCGTTCTGGTTCTGGATCTCGGGCTTCTTCGTCGCATTCATGCCGCTCTATGCACTGGGCTTCATGGGCATGACCCGTCGTCTGAACGCCACCACCAACCCTGAGTGGGTGCCGTACCTGTACGTCGCCATGTTCGGTGCGGTGATGATCGCTGTCGGTATCGCCTGCCAACTGATCCAGCTGTACGTCAGTGTGCGTGACCGCAACAAGCCAGAGAACATGTGCGAACACGGTGACCCGTGGAATGCCCATACCCTGGAATGGTCGACCTCGTCGCCACCTCCGTTCTACAACTTCGCCGTGCTGCCGAAAGCTGACTGCGTCGATCCGTTCACCGAAGCCAAGGAAAACGGCACTGCGTACAAGGCTCCGGCCAAGTACGAGCCGATCCACATGCCAAACAACACCGCTACCGGTGTGGTCATGGGTGCTCTGCTGACCGTGTTCGGTTTCGCGATGATCTGGCACATCTGGTGGCTGGCAATCGCGAGCCTGGTAGGCACTGTCGTCTACTTCGCGATCCACGCTGCACGTGACGACCAAGGCTATATGGTCCCGGTTGAAACGATCGAGCGCATCGAAGCCGAGCAGCACAAGCGTCTGGTAGCGGCAGGGAAAATCCCGGCCACCGCCACCCGTGTTGAAACCTCGTTGGAACAGGCTTAA